In a single window of the bacterium genome:
- a CDS encoding DUF503 domain-containing protein: MIIGVRTFDLYIPGCRSLKEKRFVVKSLRDKIRSRFNVSVAEVDHHDLWQRVKIAVVVVNTSADYTNGLLDKVLQIVESERRVNIIEIQTELL, from the coding sequence ATGATAATAGGAGTCAGAACTTTTGATCTTTACATTCCAGGTTGCAGGTCGCTTAAAGAGAAGCGGTTCGTTGTTAAGTCGCTTCGTGATAAAATTCGGTCGAGGTTCAATGTTTCGGTGGCTGAGGTTGATCACCACGACCTGTGGCAGCGCGTTAAAATCGCAGTTGTTGTGGTGAACACCAGCGCGGATTACACCAACGGATTGCTTGACAAGGTTCTCCAGATAGTGGAAAGCGAGAGACGGGTCAACATAATAGAGATTCAGACCGAACTGCTCTGA